A genome region from Prionailurus viverrinus isolate Anna chromosome A3, UM_Priviv_1.0, whole genome shotgun sequence includes the following:
- the NXT1 gene encoding NTF2-related export protein 1: MASVDFKTYVDQACRAAEEFVNVYYTTMDKRRRLLSRLYMGTATLVWNGNAVSGQESLSEFFEMLPSSEFQINVVDCQPVHDEATPSQTTVLVVICGTVKFEGNKQRDFNQNFILTAQASPSNTVWKIASDCFRFQDWAS, translated from the coding sequence ATGGCATCGGTGGACTTCAAGACCTACGTGGATCAGGCCTGCAGAGCTGCTGAGGAGTTCGTCAATGTGTACTATACCACCATGGATAAGCGGCGGCGCTTGTTGTCCCGCCTGTACATGGGCACAGCCACCCTGGTGTGGAATGGAAATGCTGTTTCAGGACAAGAGTCCTTGAGTGAGTTTTTTGAAATGTTACCTTCTAGTGAGTTCCAAATCAACGTGGTAGACTGCCAGCCTGTCCACGATGAAGCCACCCCGAGCCAGACTACAGTCCTCGTTGTGATCTGTGGGACAGTGAAGTTTGAGGGCAACAAGCAACGGGACTTTAACCAGAACTTCATCCTGACCGCCCAGGCCTCACCCAGCAACACAGTGTGGAAAATAGCAAGTGACTGCTTCCGGTTCCAGGACTGGGCCAGCTAG